The Martelella endophytica genome contains the following window.
TCAGCGCCAGGCGATCCATGGCGCCGCCTTCGGGAATACCGAGGTGATAGTAGCCGGGGCGACCGAGATCCTGAACGGTGGTGGCAAGACCGGGATGGAGAACCTTAATGGTCATTGAGAATGCCCTCCAGCTTGGCATTGTAGCCGTCAATGTCCTTGTTGAATTCGTTGAGGTCGAAGGAGACCTCGCGGATCGGCGGGGCGAAGGTGCCGTTCTCCACCGCCTTGACCTCGGCATCATAGGTTTCGCGGTCGATCGGCTTGAACTTGACGATGTCGCCGGGCTTGAAGAACACCATGAAGTCCTTCAGGTAGCTGGTCGTCTGGGTCGGGTCGTAGATCGGCATCGGGGTGATGCCGAACATCTGGTAGCCGCCGGCCCCGCGCACCGAATAGATGCAGGAGAAGCAGCCGCCATAGCCGACAGTCAGCTTCGGCGTATCGGTGCGGGGGCGCAGATATTTCGGCACCTCGATCTGACGCTGGCGCTCGACCATCTGGTACATGAACGGCAGGCCCGAGACGAAGCCGACCATGGTGACAATCCACGGCGCGCCGGAATGGGCGTCGATGAAATCGGCGACGGATTTGTAGTCGTTGATCCGCGCGGCATATTCGAGATCAGTGCTTTCCGGATCCTGATGGCGCTCGCGGAAGCGCATCAGCGTCTCATGCGTCCACGGGTCGTTGTAATAGACCGGAATTTCGATGATCCGGGTCTTGATCACCGGCTCCGATTTCTGGTCGGCAAGCTCGATCGCCTGGACTTCCTTCAGCATGTCGTCCGGATGGATGATGTCCGGGTCAAACTTGATCTGGAAGGAGGCATTGGCCGGGCAGATCTCTGTGACGCCCCTGATCTTCGCGTCGCGGACCCTATTGGTCATCGACAGCGAATGGAAAAACGCCTCCAGCGACATTTCCTCGCTGCATTCGACAAAGAGGTGTTCGTCACCTCCGAAGGAATAGCGCAGCTTCATGACGAGGCCTCCTCATGGACTTTGGCCGGGGTTTGAGGGTTGAAG
Protein-coding sequences here:
- a CDS encoding 5-oxoprolinase subunit B family protein, which produces MKLRYSFGGDEHLFVECSEEMSLEAFFHSLSMTNRVRDAKIRGVTEICPANASFQIKFDPDIIHPDDMLKEVQAIELADQKSEPVIKTRIIEIPVYYNDPWTHETLMRFRERHQDPESTDLEYAARINDYKSVADFIDAHSGAPWIVTMVGFVSGLPFMYQMVERQRQIEVPKYLRPRTDTPKLTVGYGGCFSCIYSVRGAGGYQMFGITPMPIYDPTQTTSYLKDFMVFFKPGDIVKFKPIDRETYDAEVKAVENGTFAPPIREVSFDLNEFNKDIDGYNAKLEGILNDH